A segment of the Microcoleus sp. AS-A8 genome:
GGCATGATGGGATTCCCGACAACCAGGTTAACTCCCCCTTGGTCAGGGGAGCTTTGGAGGGGTAGATTTTCCCGTTGCTTACGGGTGAGTTCGAGTACCTGAATCGAGGGTGCGGTGAGGATGGTATGTTTTTCAATGAGGTATTTACCATCTTTATCTTGCAATGCTGCGAAAGGAACTAGGAACAGGGACTCTTGCGGGATGAAGACGACACGGGCATTGGGGTCAGTGGGCAAAAGGTCGGCAATGGGTTCAATTAGCAGTTGATGCAGTTGCTGTAAGCGCTCACCTTTGCTTGCCTCATTGGATGAGGCAACGGCACCCAAACCACGTCCTCTCACACCAATGGATTCACGGCTGCTAGTAACCAACTTTGCCAAGGTTGTAGGGGCGACGCATTTGTCCCCCTTACACTGCCACAGGGGTTTGAGGTCGCTACGACGAAATGTTACTTCACCTGTGGGCTTGATTACCCAAATATAGAGTTCTGATTCCTGAGTTTTTTGTTTACCGTTAATCTTGAATTCGTCAGTAATCCTTGAATATTCAACAAGGGTGGCATTCTGCTGTTTAGCGATTTGTTGCAGTTGCTTAATGGTAGGTTGTTCGATGAGAGGCTTGTCGGAGTTAGATTTTGTGTTGATGCGCCGACGCAATAGCTCCACAAATGCCCTGGCGCGTCCCCGTTCAGCAATTTCTAAAGCAGCATCAGGTTTATTCTGAGCGATGAGGACTGTTTGTAAAGTACGGTAAGTGCGAGCTTGCTCTTCAAAAATTGATACTTTGTAGGCATCATTATTACCCAATCTTGCCCGTTGAAATTCAAAAGTCTCAATTCCAGCGCGGAGAAATTTTTCGGATTGGGTGAGATTACCAGATTTGAGGAAAGCAAGCCCCAGATTGTTCAGGGCAATCCCCTCACCTTCTTTGTTCTCAATACCCTTCGCGATCGCTAAATACTGCTGGTGGTAGTCAATCGCTTTGGCGTAATCTCCTAGGGAATGGTAAGCATTTCCCAGATTGCCCAGAGATTGCCCCTCCCCCAAACGATAATTGAGTTCCTTGGCAATGGCTAAACTCTGCTGCTGGTAGTCAATCGCCTTGGCATAATCTCCTAGGGCATAGTGAGCAAGTCCCAGATTGTTCAGGGCTGCCCTCTCACCTAAACGGTCTTTGATACTCTTGGCAATTTCTAAACGCTGCTGGTGGTAGTCAATCGCCTTGGCATAGTCTGCCAAACCATCGTAAGCATTGCCCAGATTGCCCAGAGATTTCCCCTCACCTACAGGGTCTTTGATACTCTTAGCGATCGCTAAATGCTGCTGGTGGTACTCAATCGCTTTGGCGTAGTCTCCTAGGGCATCGTAAGCCGTTCCTAGATTGCCCAGAGCATTCCCCTCCCCCAAACGGTCTTTGATACTCTTAGCGATCG
Coding sequences within it:
- a CDS encoding CHAT domain-containing protein, yielding MQPQRIGLIALLTLLSTLTIDNFQFIQNPKSNNQNFRVLAQTPNPQKAEADRLLQQGREQYQTSQFEAAKQSWQQALTIYRDIKDPLGEGRALGNLGAAYLSLGDYAKAIDYQRQRLAIAKGIKDPVGEGQSLGNLGVASYFLGDYTQAIDYHQQSLAIAKSIKDRLGEGKSLGNLGVAYYALGDYAQAIDYYQQSLAITRELKDPQSEGASLGNLGNAYDALGDYAKAIEYHQQHLAIAKSIKDRLGEGNALGNLGTAYDALGDYAKAIEYHQQHLAIAKSIKDPVGEGKSLGNLGNAYDGLADYAKAIDYHQQRLEIAKSIKDRLGERAALNNLGLAHYALGDYAKAIDYQQQSLAIAKELNYRLGEGQSLGNLGNAYHSLGDYAKAIDYHQQYLAIAKGIENKEGEGIALNNLGLAFLKSGNLTQSEKFLRAGIETFEFQRARLGNNDAYKVSIFEEQARTYRTLQTVLIAQNKPDAALEIAERGRARAFVELLRRRINTKSNSDKPLIEQPTIKQLQQIAKQQNATLVEYSRITDEFKINGKQKTQESELYIWVIKPTGEVTFRRSDLKPLWQCKGDKCVAPTTLAKLVTSSRESIGVRGRGLGAVASSNEASKGERLQQLHQLLIEPIADLLPTDPNARVVFIPQESLFLVPFAALQDKDGKYLIEKHTILTAPSIQVLELTRKQRENLPLQSSPDQGGVNLVVGNPIMPSVPPAPGEKPQQLDPLPGAEKEALAIAPMLNTKPLIGNEATKSAITQLMPKARIIHLATHGLLDDVRGLGSALALAPDSSPPSQGRLGGINGLLTAEEIFDLELNAELVVLSACDTGRGKITGDGVIGLSRSLISSGVPSVLVSLWAVPDAPTASLMTDFYQNLQKNPDKAQALRQAMLTTMKNNPNPKNWAAFTLIGEAD